One Magnetococcus sp. PR-3 DNA window includes the following coding sequences:
- a CDS encoding fused response regulator/phosphatase, whose protein sequence is MKKILIVEDDLDNRQLLNRYLTWEGYQAIEATNGHEGIAAFKQHRPDLVLMDLKMPLMDGLQAAREIKEITQEQFVPILFITASDDDEQVSIQCLEAGGDDFLNKPFTRTALRVRLQAWDRVHRLNHRLLKQRNQLMNEQALLSQTLSHLHGRMEQDLTNLRYYSNAEENHTTDLLFSARRADGVRHILLGDIAGQGLSVAVGTPLIADIFHEMTEKGFAASIILMEMRRKLAHRLPQHMPLHACFMEEDPLRQQITLWNCGMPPLFMIRDGEIIQTIPSNCPILGEENTTTPPQALGGVVLPTAQGDRLFAHSNGLFDRLDIAGEIQRNRWLEQQLLQLRQQDQSLLVLKDTLEKVTHQPMHWDDITLMELLF, encoded by the coding sequence ATGAAAAAAATTCTGATCGTTGAAGATGACCTGGACAATCGGCAGTTACTCAACCGTTATCTCACCTGGGAAGGCTACCAAGCCATTGAGGCAACGAATGGTCATGAAGGTATCGCCGCCTTTAAACAACACCGGCCAGATTTGGTGCTCATGGATCTTAAAATGCCGCTTATGGACGGCTTACAAGCGGCACGTGAAATTAAAGAGATCACCCAAGAGCAGTTTGTCCCTATTTTGTTTATTACGGCCAGCGATGATGATGAACAGGTATCGATCCAGTGTCTGGAAGCAGGAGGGGATGATTTTTTAAACAAGCCCTTTACCCGAACAGCCCTACGGGTTCGGTTACAGGCTTGGGATCGTGTGCACCGCTTGAATCATCGTCTTCTTAAACAGCGTAATCAATTGATGAATGAGCAGGCGCTGCTGTCACAGACTTTATCTCACCTGCATGGCCGTATGGAGCAAGATCTGACCAATCTGCGCTACTACAGCAATGCCGAGGAGAATCACACCACAGATCTACTTTTCTCTGCCCGCCGAGCTGACGGTGTACGCCATATTTTATTGGGGGATATCGCCGGTCAGGGTCTATCTGTGGCTGTGGGTACGCCATTGATTGCCGATATTTTTCATGAGATGACAGAAAAAGGCTTTGCCGCCTCCATTATCCTTATGGAAATGCGTCGTAAACTGGCACACCGCCTGCCACAACATATGCCGCTGCATGCCTGTTTTATGGAGGAAGACCCCCTGCGACAGCAGATCACACTCTGGAACTGTGGTATGCCACCACTGTTTATGATTCGTGACGGAGAGATCATCCAAACCATTCCCAGCAACTGCCCCATTTTGGGAGAAGAGAATACCACCACGCCACCCCAAGCACTGGGCGGTGTTGTTCTACCAACGGCGCAGGGCGACCGTCTATTTGCCCACTCCAACGGTCTGTTCGATCGGTTAGATATTGCGGGAGAGATCCAACGCAACCGCTGGTTAGAGCAACAACTGCTGCAGCTACGCCAGCAGGATCAATCCCTCCTGGTTCTTAAAGATACCTTGGAGAAGGTCACCCATCAGCCCATGCATTGGGATGATATCACCCTAATGGAACTGCTTTTTTAG
- a CDS encoding DUF2062 domain-containing protein: MIRFRLIRPMLHGSHPPEYAARGTAIGLAIAMTPTVGVQIAWVMALWAWVKARKPEWDFNPVVAIAWTMITNVVTVPPIYFTFVVTGRLMTGHWEGLSGYDEYTARIAQVLSPDAGWLEAIWIQLYELFSTFGLPLILGCLPWAIVFGWGGYFFTLRLVKKTRAMRENRRINNYVGLYEKSHPYAHDDKDDSSS; the protein is encoded by the coding sequence ATGATACGTTTTCGACTGATCCGCCCCATGTTGCATGGGAGCCATCCGCCAGAATATGCCGCACGTGGAACCGCGATTGGGTTAGCCATTGCCATGACCCCAACCGTTGGGGTCCAAATTGCCTGGGTGATGGCATTATGGGCATGGGTGAAGGCACGTAAACCTGAATGGGATTTCAACCCGGTTGTCGCCATCGCTTGGACCATGATCACCAATGTGGTCACAGTTCCCCCCATCTATTTTACCTTTGTGGTTACCGGCCGCCTGATGACAGGTCATTGGGAGGGGCTGTCAGGGTATGATGAGTATACAGCCCGTATTGCCCAGGTGTTGTCGCCAGATGCTGGGTGGTTGGAAGCGATATGGATTCAACTGTACGAGCTCTTTTCCACCTTTGGTCTGCCGCTTATTCTCGGCTGCTTGCCCTGGGCCATTGTCTTTGGGTGGGGTGGGTATTTCTTTACCCTTCGGTTGGTGAAAAAAACCCGCGCAATGCGTGAAAATCGACGCATCAACAACTATGTTGGGCTCTATGAAAAGAGCCACCCTTATGCCCACGATGATAAGGATGACAGCAGCTCTTAG
- a CDS encoding helix-turn-helix domain-containing protein, which translates to MGGQKEKRQPDQGLIDRLRKAADRTGGPDAIARKVDVSRRTWGNYLQGATEPTSSTIKEVAKAAGLDPSWILTGLGPMEPQQGGRPSAVMDDVLLFSVIYEVEHFLLGENITIASAKDKVQLMRAVYELVQREQAHQPETSSAASIIQLPHVQALMRLAG; encoded by the coding sequence ATGGGTGGTCAAAAGGAGAAACGGCAGCCAGATCAAGGGTTGATTGATCGGCTGAGAAAAGCGGCAGACCGTACCGGTGGGCCGGATGCGATTGCCCGTAAGGTAGATGTCTCCCGACGCACTTGGGGAAACTATCTACAGGGTGCGACGGAGCCAACCTCATCCACCATAAAAGAGGTCGCTAAGGCCGCTGGTTTGGATCCTTCGTGGATACTGACGGGTTTGGGGCCTATGGAGCCGCAACAAGGTGGACGCCCGAGTGCAGTGATGGATGATGTACTGCTCTTTTCTGTAATCTATGAGGTTGAGCACTTTCTACTGGGTGAAAACATCACCATTGCCTCCGCCAAAGATAAGGTGCAATTGATGAGGGCGGTGTATGAGTTGGTGCAGCGAGAGCAAGCCCACCAACCGGAAACATCCAGTGCAGCTTCAATTATTCAACTACCCCATGTGCAGGCTTTAATGCGACTGGCCGGTTAG
- a CDS encoding TrpB-like pyridoxal phosphate-dependent enzyme: MQTKILLEESEMPTQWYNITADMPNRPPPPLGPDGKPVTPEMMGMIFPPEILRQEMTDERWIDIPEEVRQILSLWRPAPMFRAHRLEKALGTPAKIYYKYEGVSPAGSHKPNSAVPQAYYNKQAGIKRLTTETGAGQWGSSISFAGQMFGLEVEVYMVKVSYHQKPFRRSMMETWGAKVFASPSDRTESGRNILAKSPDSPGSLGIAISEAVELAMQDADTNYSLGSVLNHVCLHQTIIGLEAKKQFEKVGDYPDVVIGCCGGGSNFAGTAFPFIADKAAGKNIRLLAMEPSSCPTLTRGHFAYDFGDVAGLTPMMMQYTLGHDFTPPGIHAGGLRYHGDSSQVSQLVHDKIIEARAVDQLDTFRAGVTFSQAEGIIPAPESNHAIRGAIEEALRCKEEGKEETIFFTLSGHGHFDMTSYDRFFSGELEDYPYPQSAIEEALKHLPDPSKMGG; this comes from the coding sequence ATGCAAACCAAAATTCTGCTTGAAGAGTCAGAGATGCCCACCCAGTGGTACAACATTACCGCTGATATGCCTAACCGTCCCCCTCCTCCTCTGGGACCAGACGGCAAACCGGTTACGCCGGAAATGATGGGTATGATCTTCCCACCTGAAATTTTGCGGCAAGAGATGACCGATGAACGCTGGATTGATATTCCAGAAGAGGTGCGTCAAATTCTCTCTTTGTGGCGCCCTGCCCCCATGTTCCGTGCCCACCGCCTGGAAAAAGCTCTGGGAACACCGGCCAAGATTTACTACAAGTATGAAGGGGTAAGTCCGGCTGGATCCCATAAACCCAACAGTGCCGTACCCCAAGCCTATTACAACAAACAGGCGGGCATTAAACGCCTGACTACTGAGACAGGCGCTGGCCAATGGGGTAGCTCCATCTCCTTTGCGGGGCAGATGTTCGGTTTGGAAGTGGAAGTCTATATGGTGAAAGTGAGCTATCACCAAAAGCCTTTCCGCCGTTCCATGATGGAAACCTGGGGGGCCAAAGTGTTTGCCAGCCCCTCTGACCGTACAGAATCCGGTCGTAATATCCTGGCAAAATCCCCAGATAGCCCCGGTTCCTTGGGTATTGCCATTTCTGAAGCAGTTGAGTTGGCGATGCAGGATGCCGATACCAACTACTCCTTGGGTTCTGTGTTGAACCATGTGTGCCTACACCAGACCATTATTGGTTTAGAAGCTAAAAAACAGTTTGAAAAAGTCGGTGATTACCCAGATGTCGTGATTGGCTGCTGCGGTGGTGGATCTAACTTTGCGGGTACGGCTTTCCCCTTTATTGCGGATAAAGCCGCCGGTAAAAACATTCGCCTATTGGCCATGGAGCCCAGCTCCTGCCCCACACTGACCCGTGGTCATTTTGCCTATGACTTTGGCGATGTGGCAGGTCTGACCCCCATGATGATGCAGTACACACTGGGTCATGACTTTACCCCACCTGGTATCCATGCCGGGGGTTTGCGCTATCATGGGGATTCCAGCCAGGTCTCCCAATTGGTGCATGACAAAATTATTGAAGCCCGTGCGGTGGATCAGTTGGATACCTTCCGTGCTGGGGTTACCTTCTCCCAGGCGGAAGGTATTATCCCGGCACCTGAATCCAACCACGCCATCCGGGGTGCCATTGAAGAGGCCCTGCGCTGTAAAGAGGAAGGTAAAGAAGAGACCATCTTCTTCACCCTCTCTGGGCATGGGCACTTTGACATGACCTCCTATGACCGTTTCTTCTCCGGGGAGTTAGAGGATTATCCTTATCCTCAAAGCGCCATTGAAGAGGCCCTTAAGCATCTGCCAGATCCCTCAAAAATGGGTGGATAA
- a CDS encoding dienelactone hydrolase family protein, translating into MRSLLKWAGVAMAVVWSVPAWAAIHEQEIPYNDGQTQLAGYLVWDDQFSGKRPGVLVVHEWWGLNDYAKSRARQLASMGYIAFAADMYGKGHVTEHAKEAKGWMKQVTANVAGWRKRADLALSQLKASPLVDAQRVAAVGYCFGGGTVMQMAYGGSDLLGVASFHGPLPPPEEADYPQIKAKIFAAHGDADTFIPAKRIETFQQRLSAAGADWQLLRYGGVVHSFTNPSADGSWMPVVKYDEKADRRSWAAFKHFLDELFWSK; encoded by the coding sequence ATGCGTAGTTTATTAAAATGGGCTGGGGTGGCCATGGCCGTGGTGTGGTCGGTGCCAGCCTGGGCCGCGATTCATGAACAGGAGATACCCTATAACGATGGTCAGACTCAATTGGCTGGGTATTTGGTTTGGGACGATCAATTTAGCGGTAAACGTCCCGGTGTTTTGGTGGTACATGAGTGGTGGGGGTTGAATGATTATGCCAAAAGTCGGGCGCGGCAGTTGGCAAGTATGGGCTATATTGCCTTTGCGGCGGATATGTATGGCAAAGGTCATGTGACCGAACATGCCAAAGAGGCAAAAGGTTGGATGAAGCAGGTCACCGCCAATGTGGCAGGGTGGCGTAAACGTGCCGATTTGGCGCTAAGTCAGCTTAAAGCTTCACCTTTGGTGGATGCTCAGCGGGTTGCGGCTGTGGGGTACTGTTTTGGGGGGGGGACGGTCATGCAGATGGCCTATGGTGGCTCAGACCTGTTGGGTGTGGCCTCTTTCCACGGTCCACTACCTCCACCGGAAGAGGCGGATTATCCGCAGATTAAGGCCAAAATTTTTGCGGCCCATGGTGATGCAGATACCTTTATCCCGGCCAAACGGATTGAGACTTTCCAGCAGCGTTTGAGTGCAGCCGGAGCAGATTGGCAGCTCTTACGCTATGGTGGTGTGGTGCACAGCTTTACCAACCCATCTGCCGATGGTAGCTGGATGCCCGTGGTTAAATATGATGAAAAAGCCGATCGGCGCTCCTGGGCAGCCTTTAAGCATTTTCTGGATGAGCTGTTTTGGTCTAAATAA
- a CDS encoding lytic transglycosylase domain-containing protein — MIRLLGFSALLMVLCTAAPAAADIYAFVDANGVIHLSDRANDPRYRRLMRINKHGQRLTTPTFTARSSRGGNPKRFESTIRNMAKRYGLDAGLVKAVIRAESDFDPNVVSHKGAVGLMQLMPQTARMYGVSDRTDPQENIQAGSRHLRYLMRKYKNNIKLTLAAYNAGEGAVRRYGNRIPPYRETQNYVRKVIRFYKQYR; from the coding sequence ATGATCCGCCTGCTGGGATTTTCAGCACTTCTCATGGTTCTATGCACTGCCGCACCCGCCGCGGCAGATATCTACGCTTTTGTCGATGCCAATGGTGTCATCCACCTATCCGACCGTGCCAATGATCCCCGCTATCGGCGTTTAATGCGTATTAATAAGCATGGACAACGCCTAACGACCCCTACGTTTACAGCACGTTCCAGCCGTGGCGGCAATCCTAAACGCTTTGAAAGCACCATTCGCAACATGGCCAAACGCTATGGTCTGGATGCCGGCTTGGTCAAAGCGGTCATCCGTGCTGAGTCTGATTTTGATCCCAATGTGGTCTCCCATAAAGGGGCCGTAGGGTTGATGCAGCTCATGCCACAAACAGCCCGTATGTATGGGGTATCTGACCGTACCGACCCCCAAGAGAACATCCAGGCAGGTAGTCGGCATTTGCGCTATCTGATGCGTAAATACAAAAACAACATTAAACTCACCCTCGCTGCATACAATGCAGGTGAAGGGGCCGTTCGACGTTACGGTAACCGTATACCCCCTTACCGCGAAACCCAAAACTACGTGCGTAAAGTGATCCGCTTTTACAAACAGTACCGCTAG
- a CDS encoding peptidylprolyl isomerase: MLTACFGENATGNTTKNTTDNAATHITKGAKPVIVTLSTTMGDIKLQLDADKAPISTENFLNYVKKGHYDGTIFHRIIPGFMAQCGGMDADMNEKATDKPIKNEADNGLTNKRGSIAMARTQVVDSATSQFFINVSDNDFLNHGGRDFGYAVFGEVIEGMDVVDEMVAQPTGNKGFHQDVPVTPILINKATQE; this comes from the coding sequence ATGCTCACCGCCTGCTTTGGCGAGAATGCAACGGGTAATACCACAAAGAACACCACCGATAATGCGGCAACGCATATAACCAAAGGAGCCAAACCTGTGATCGTGACGCTTTCCACCACCATGGGTGATATCAAACTGCAGTTGGATGCCGACAAAGCCCCCATCAGCACCGAGAATTTTCTGAACTATGTCAAAAAAGGCCATTATGATGGCACCATCTTCCACCGCATTATCCCTGGCTTTATGGCTCAGTGCGGCGGTATGGATGCTGACATGAATGAAAAGGCAACTGACAAGCCAATTAAGAACGAAGCCGACAATGGCCTGACCAACAAGCGTGGTTCCATCGCCATGGCCCGCACCCAGGTTGTCGACAGTGCCACCAGTCAGTTCTTCATCAATGTAAGCGACAACGACTTCCTGAACCATGGTGGTCGTGACTTTGGTTACGCTGTGTTTGGTGAGGTCATTGAAGGTATGGATGTGGTGGACGAAATGGTTGCCCAGCCCACCGGAAACAAAGGCTTTCACCAAGATGTGCCGGTTACACCCATCCTCATTAATAAAGCCACCCAGGAATAA
- a CDS encoding Ppx/GppA phosphatase family protein — MKFAAIDIGSNAVRLFIAHVYETGQSIPIVRKDDLYRVPLRLGADAFIRGEITPQTEDQFVTIMQAFRKLIDFFQPTDCIACATSALRTARNGREVVMRVSREANINIEIIEGQREAELIALNRSDGRFDQDDFLFIDVGGGSTELTLLSQGRQLDARSFPIGTVRLKENLVDSVIWDEMKRWIKAQTVSFPNLTAIGSGGNINKLVRMGGDKRAKKMKRDEISKVLKMLKGMTYEQRMRELGLRPDRADVIVPAGEIFVSAMKWAKVKSIVVPQFGLSDGMVHYLYRRHTEAQGGRIID; from the coding sequence GTGAAATTTGCAGCGATTGATATTGGCTCTAATGCCGTTCGTCTTTTTATTGCCCATGTCTATGAGACGGGTCAGTCCATACCTATTGTGCGTAAGGATGATCTCTATCGTGTGCCCTTACGTTTGGGTGCAGATGCTTTTATCCGTGGTGAAATAACCCCACAAACAGAAGATCAGTTTGTGACGATCATGCAGGCATTTAGAAAGTTGATTGATTTTTTTCAACCAACGGATTGTATTGCTTGTGCCACCTCTGCCCTACGTACCGCCCGTAACGGTCGTGAAGTGGTTATGCGTGTCAGCCGTGAAGCCAACATCAATATTGAAATTATTGAGGGCCAGCGGGAAGCGGAGTTGATTGCACTTAACCGTTCCGATGGTCGATTTGATCAAGATGATTTTCTGTTTATTGATGTGGGTGGGGGTTCAACAGAGTTAACCTTGCTCTCCCAGGGTCGTCAGCTGGATGCACGCTCCTTTCCCATTGGTACCGTACGTTTGAAGGAAAATTTGGTCGACTCGGTGATTTGGGATGAGATGAAACGGTGGATTAAAGCCCAAACGGTCTCTTTCCCGAATCTTACCGCCATTGGTTCTGGGGGTAATATCAATAAACTGGTGCGCATGGGTGGGGATAAACGGGCCAAGAAAATGAAGCGGGATGAGATTAGTAAGGTGCTGAAAATGCTCAAGGGCATGACCTATGAGCAGCGTATGCGCGAGTTGGGTCTGCGTCCTGACCGTGCGGATGTTATTGTACCGGCCGGTGAGATTTTTGTCAGTGCCATGAAGTGGGCGAAGGTAAAGAGTATTGTCGTGCCACAGTTTGGTCTTTCAGATGGCATGGTCCACTACCTGTATCGGCGACATACGGAAGCGCAGGGTGGGCGGATTATTGACTAG
- a CDS encoding glycine zipper domain-containing protein: MKSNKGMFKWMTMGLAALLLLSGCATPQNRAQSGAVTGALVGGLAGSLLGQSKHKERNALLGAAVGGLIGYGIGNEMDKQDRLHLNETLETTPSYKTTKWVNPDTGRRYAVTPKPAQRMRGRVCRDANIKVWIDGRPETATQRACRKRDGTWKMVNS, from the coding sequence ATGAAAAGCAATAAGGGCATGTTTAAGTGGATGACCATGGGGCTGGCTGCCCTTTTGTTGCTCAGCGGTTGCGCAACCCCGCAAAACCGCGCCCAAAGTGGTGCCGTAACAGGGGCCCTGGTGGGCGGTTTGGCGGGCAGCCTGCTTGGTCAAAGCAAACATAAAGAGCGCAATGCCCTGCTCGGTGCCGCTGTGGGTGGTTTGATCGGCTATGGTATTGGCAATGAGATGGATAAGCAGGACCGCTTACATCTGAATGAAACCCTGGAGACCACCCCCTCCTATAAAACCACAAAGTGGGTTAACCCCGATACCGGGCGACGCTATGCCGTTACCCCCAAACCCGCCCAACGCATGCGAGGTCGTGTCTGCCGCGATGCGAACATTAAGGTGTGGATTGATGGCCGCCCAGAAACCGCCACCCAGCGTGCGTGCCGTAAACGGGATGGAACCTGGAAGATGGTCAACTCATAA
- a CDS encoding GTP pyrophosphokinase — MDSVDDITVDQIMERYDERRSLYEDFKNRQVTLLTEFLKENGPHVFSISGRVKERESLRRKLSRPGSKYTRLEEVQDLVGIRIVTFFEEEVDQVAEVIRKEFKINEAHILDRGEALDPERWGYRSRYYNVGLLDNRLKLIEYKRFVGCAAEIQVRSLLQHAWAEIETQMGYTSRDTFPKERRRQFSRIAGMLELADQEFNETNRFLKPYRQRMVEQVASGHDNPLPADMQRDPIGNDSLTQFIQENALVREMDARLAQLINVSLEDNGDFIDEVATHLSYLNLGTITALENELRMQRKTILGIAKQIFDRQGNKEFSALWRGISIYMLSYTLSAVAEKSEPLLHGLDRTEIGPLMARSPFDDDSELAPW, encoded by the coding sequence ATGGACAGTGTGGACGATATCACCGTAGATCAAATCATGGAGCGCTATGACGAGCGTCGTTCGCTTTATGAGGATTTTAAAAACCGCCAGGTAACCCTGCTGACGGAATTTCTGAAAGAGAACGGCCCTCATGTCTTCTCTATTTCAGGAAGGGTCAAGGAGCGGGAGAGTCTGCGCCGGAAACTGAGCCGTCCCGGCAGCAAATATACCCGGCTGGAAGAGGTGCAGGATCTGGTGGGCATACGGATCGTGACCTTCTTTGAAGAGGAGGTTGACCAGGTTGCTGAGGTGATCCGCAAAGAGTTTAAGATCAATGAAGCGCATATTCTGGATCGTGGCGAGGCGCTGGATCCGGAGCGTTGGGGTTACCGTTCTCGCTACTACAATGTAGGGTTGCTGGATAACCGCCTGAAGTTGATTGAATACAAACGATTTGTGGGTTGTGCTGCTGAGATCCAGGTGCGCAGCTTGTTGCAGCACGCTTGGGCAGAAATTGAAACCCAGATGGGTTACACCAGTCGCGATACTTTTCCGAAAGAGCGCCGTCGTCAGTTTTCCCGGATTGCAGGTATGTTGGAACTGGCGGATCAAGAGTTTAATGAGACCAACCGTTTTCTTAAACCCTACCGGCAACGCATGGTGGAGCAGGTGGCGTCTGGTCACGATAATCCTCTTCCTGCGGATATGCAGCGTGACCCCATCGGTAACGATTCACTCACTCAGTTTATTCAGGAAAATGCGTTGGTCCGGGAGATGGACGCACGCTTGGCCCAGTTGATCAATGTCTCCTTGGAAGATAATGGTGATTTTATTGATGAGGTAGCCACCCACCTCTCTTATCTGAACCTTGGTACCATCACGGCACTGGAGAATGAGCTGCGCATGCAGCGCAAAACCATTCTGGGTATTGCCAAACAGATTTTTGATCGCCAGGGGAACAAGGAGTTCTCGGCGCTGTGGCGTGGTATCTCCATCTATATGCTGAGCTATACCCTATCGGCTGTGGCTGAAAAGTCCGAACCGCTTCTACACGGTTTAGATCGCACAGAAATTGGACCTCTTATGGCCCGCTCACCTTTTGATGATGATAGTGAGCTCGCCCCCTGGTAA
- a CDS encoding L,D-transpeptidase family protein, producing the protein MKKRLLGLVIVLFVVVALFYGLRYLPRTIHKPMPKAAKVLVHKQARTLSLLDAQNRVIKSYTIGLGDAPVGHKQQEGDERTPEGDYVLDWRNARSRYHLSLHISYPNAEDRAHAQARGVSPGGAIMIHGLPNGLSAAADMFANRDWTDGCIAVNNEEIEEIWASVENGTPIRILP; encoded by the coding sequence GTGAAAAAAAGGCTGCTTGGCCTGGTGATCGTTCTCTTTGTGGTGGTTGCTCTGTTCTATGGGTTACGGTATCTACCCCGGACAATCCATAAGCCTATGCCTAAAGCAGCCAAAGTTCTGGTACACAAGCAGGCGCGTACGCTCTCATTACTGGATGCTCAAAACCGCGTTATTAAGAGCTATACCATCGGCTTGGGTGATGCCCCTGTTGGGCATAAACAGCAGGAGGGGGATGAACGGACACCTGAGGGTGACTATGTGCTGGATTGGCGTAATGCCCGTAGCCGTTATCATCTCTCTTTACACATCTCCTACCCCAATGCAGAGGATCGTGCCCACGCCCAGGCCAGAGGCGTCTCACCCGGTGGGGCGATTATGATCCATGGCTTACCAAATGGTCTATCAGCTGCGGCAGATATGTTTGCCAACCGGGATTGGACCGATGGTTGTATCGCCGTCAATAATGAAGAGATTGAGGAGATCTGGGCATCGGTGGAGAACGGTACACCCATTCGCATCCTGCCTTAA
- a CDS encoding protein tyrosine phosphatase family protein, with translation MTEVVDTLFIYDQRVDAHWICAEQPSEHALVVLAESGYKGVLNLGLHEAPYALEDEAASVTNLKMRYHHIPVSFTNPQVASYEAFAAFLDTIKGQKWLIHCADNKRVSIFMALYQLQQQAWSTQKAVLWIAQAWQPDRVWAEFLGQVRERMLA, from the coding sequence ATGACAGAAGTGGTTGATACATTATTTATCTATGACCAACGTGTCGATGCCCATTGGATCTGTGCAGAGCAACCCTCAGAGCATGCGTTGGTGGTGTTGGCTGAGTCTGGGTATAAAGGGGTGCTCAATCTAGGCTTGCATGAGGCCCCTTATGCCTTGGAGGATGAGGCGGCTTCGGTCACAAACCTAAAGATGCGCTATCATCACATTCCCGTCTCTTTTACCAACCCCCAGGTGGCGAGCTATGAGGCTTTTGCAGCATTTCTTGACACCATCAAGGGGCAAAAATGGCTGATCCATTGCGCGGATAATAAACGGGTTTCTATTTTTATGGCGCTTTATCAATTACAGCAGCAGGCTTGGTCGACACAAAAAGCGGTGTTGTGGATTGCACAAGCTTGGCAACCCGATCGTGTGTGGGCCGAGTTTTTGGGACAGGTACGGGAGCGTATGCTAGCGTGA